GCTCGGATCGCTCAAGCGCGTCGTCTGGATCATTACCAACTGGTATCGGCCGCAGGCTTATCACGACTCTGGCTCCTGGCGTTCAACCTGGAAGGGGGAAGGCGGCGGCACACTTATTAACCAGAACCCGCACAATCTCGATCTGCTACAATGGATGCTAGGTATGCCGAGCCGCATTCGCTCCTTCTGCAGCTTCGGCAAATATTACGATATCGAGGTTGAGGATGATGTAACCGCCTATCTGGAATACCCGAACGGAGCAAGCGGAGTATATATCACCTCTACCGGCGAAGCCCCAGGAACGAACAGGCTGGAGATATCAGGCGATATGGGCCGGATTGTCGTGGAGAATAACCGGATCAGCTTCGACCGCAACCGAATCTCGGAGCGGAAGCATAACCACATCAACACGGAGCCGTTCAAAGCTCCCGAGAGCTGGTATGTGGAAATTCCGGTTTCCGGAGACGGAGGAGAGCAGCATATCGGAATTCTAAAGAACTTTACGAACGCTATTTTACATGGAGAGAAGCTGCTTGCTCCCGGTGAGGAGGGCGTTTACGGCCTGTTGATCTCGAATGCGATTCATTACTCCACTTGGACAGATAGCTGGGCCGTACTGGACAGCTTCGATCACGATCATTTCCATGAATTGCTGCAAGAGAGGATTAATAACTCTACCGTGCAGAAGAATGTCAGTCAGAAGGTTAGCGATGTTAGAGGTTCACATTAAGAGGAGGCCAGATCCATGTCCAAAATATTAGGCGCACAGCTGTATACAATCCGGAATTTCGCCGCTACTCCGGAAGAGCTCGACCAGTCCTTGAGCAGGATCAAAGCGATGGGTTACCGGACGGTTCAAGTATCGGCCATGTGGCATCTGTCTGTCGATGAGATTGCAGCGATTGTGGCCAGCCATGGGCTGCAGACTGTCATCACCCATACTCCATATGAACGCTTCATCGATGATCTTGACGGTGTGATCCGCGATCACCACAAGCTCGGCTGTAGCTTGGCCGGATTAGGTGGACTGCCGAAGAAATACCAGAGTAAGGATGGATATTATGCCTTCGCCAAGAAATTCTCGACCATCGCCGATGAATTGGCGCAGAACGGATTGAAATTCAGCTACCACAACCATCATTTTGAATTCCAGAAGTATGGCGGGCAGCTCGGCTTGGATATTCTGATAGAACAGACAAATCCTGATAGCTTCCTGTTCACGCTCGATACGTACTGGGTACAAGTTGGCGGCGGTAATCCGAGCAACTGGATCCGCAAGCTGAAGAATCGAATCGAGGCGATCCACCTGAAGGATCTGGCGATTATCGACTCTCAGCAGATTATGGCGGAAGTCATGGAAGGCAATCTGGACTGGCCGGAGATCCTGCAGGCTTGTGAGGAAGCGGGAGTAAAATGGTATCTGATCGAGCGTGATGACGGTCCAACCGATGCCTTTGACAGCTTGAAGATCAGTTATGATCATCTAAGAAAGCTGGGGTACGAATAATATGAGCCAAATGAATGCTGTAATTATCGGCTGCGGTTCCATCGTCCCGGTCCATGCCGAAGCGGTGAAGAATTCAGACGCAGCTCATCTGTATGGCGTATGCGATATCCTTCCTGAGCGCGCTGAAGCGCTGGCTCAGCGTTATGGCTGTCGGGCT
The window above is part of the Paenibacillus lutimineralis genome. Proteins encoded here:
- a CDS encoding Gfo/Idh/MocA family protein; translation: MESVRLGIIGIGNMGTAHSLHIHADRKVPGMVLSAVCDISEERLAWANEHLPGVAVFDQASDMYQSGLIDAVLIAVPHYDHPALATLAFANGLHVLVEKPAGVYTKQVLEMNAAAEEAGKVFGIMYNQRTNPVYQKVRELIQSGELGSLKRVVWIITNWYRPQAYHDSGSWRSTWKGEGGGTLINQNPHNLDLLQWMLGMPSRIRSFCSFGKYYDIEVEDDVTAYLEYPNGASGVYITSTGEAPGTNRLEISGDMGRIVVENNRISFDRNRISERKHNHINTEPFKAPESWYVEIPVSGDGGEQHIGILKNFTNAILHGEKLLAPGEEGVYGLLISNAIHYSTWTDSWAVLDSFDHDHFHELLQERINNSTVQKNVSQKVSDVRGSH
- a CDS encoding sugar phosphate isomerase/epimerase family protein; the protein is MSKILGAQLYTIRNFAATPEELDQSLSRIKAMGYRTVQVSAMWHLSVDEIAAIVASHGLQTVITHTPYERFIDDLDGVIRDHHKLGCSLAGLGGLPKKYQSKDGYYAFAKKFSTIADELAQNGLKFSYHNHHFEFQKYGGQLGLDILIEQTNPDSFLFTLDTYWVQVGGGNPSNWIRKLKNRIEAIHLKDLAIIDSQQIMAEVMEGNLDWPEILQACEEAGVKWYLIERDDGPTDAFDSLKISYDHLRKLGYE